CACAGTAGTTGGTCATGTCCGTCAGGATGACCAGGACGTGATAGCCCTTGTCGAAGGCGAGGTACTCGGCGGTGGTCAGGGCCAGTCGCGGCGTGACCGTCCGCTCGACGGCGGGGTCGTCCGCGAGGTTCATGAAGACGACCGAGCGTTCGAGCGCGCCCGTGCGCTCGAAGTCGTCCATGAACTCGTTGGCCTCCTCGGCGGTGATACCCATCGCGCCGAAGATCACCGCGAACTCGGTGTCCTCGTCGTCGCCGCCGTCGCCCTCTTCCTCCGGGACGGAGGCCTGACGGGCGATCTGCAGGGCCAGGTCGTTGTGCGGCAGGCCCGACCCCGAGAAGATCGGGAGCTTCTGGCCGCGGACGAGCGTGTTCATGCCGTCGATGGCCGACACGCCCGTCTGGATGAAGTCCTCGGGGTACTCCCGGGAGTAGGGGTTGATCGCTTCGCCGACGATGTCGCGTCGCTCGTCGGGGACGATGTCCGGGCCGCCGTCGATCGGGTTCCCGGAGCCGTCCAGCACCCGTCCGAGCAGGTCCTCGGTGACGGGCATCTTCATCGTCTCGCCGAGGAACCGGACCGACGAGTCCGTGTCGATGCCTTCGGTGCCTTCGAACACCTGGATGGCGACGTGGTCCGACGAGGAGTCGAGCACCTGACCGCGGCGGGTCTCGCCGTCGCCGGTCTCGATCTCGACGATCTCGTCGTAGCCGATCGGCTCGTCGGTCTCGACGTGGACCAGCGGGCCGCTGATTTCCGTGATTGTCTGGTATTCTTTCATCGTTAGTACAGGGAGCGCAGTTGTTCCGCGATGTCGTCTTCGAGGTCGTCGACGAACTCGTCGACCTCGTCGTCGGGCGTCGTGCCGATGCGGTTCAGGCGCGGCGCGGCGTCGATGCCCGTGATCTCGTCGATCGGGACGCCCGCGTCGAGGGCGTCGATCGCCTCGTCGTTGAACGTCCGGATCGCGCCGAGGATCCGGTAGGTCTTCTCCGGCGGGCAGTAGCGGTCGACGTCGTGCAGCGCGTTCTGCTGGAGCCACGCCTCCTTGATGAAGCGGGCGACTTCCAGCGTCAGCTGCTGGTCTTCGGGCAGGGCGTCCTTGCCGACGAGCTGGACGACCTCCTGCAGTTCGCCGTCCTCGTCGAGGATGTCGATCGCCCACTGGCGCTGCTCGGGCCAGTCGTCGGCGACGTTGTCCTCGAACCACGGGTCCAGCTGGTCCCGGTACAGCGAGTACGAATCGTTCCAGTCGATCGCCGGGAAGTGACGTTTCTCCGCCAGGTCAGAGTCCAGCGCCCAGAACGTCTTGACGATGCGCAGCGTGTTCTGGGTGACCGGCTCGGAGAAGTCACCGCCGGGCGGCGAGACGGCCCCGATCGCCGAGATGGAGCCCTCGGTGCCGTTGATGTTGTCGAAGTAGCCGGCCCGCTCGTAGAACTGCGACAGGCGGGCGGCCAGGTACGCGGGGTAGCCCTCCTCGCCGGGCATCTCCTCGAGGCGCGAGGAGATCTCGCGCATGGCCTCGGCCCACCGCGAGGTGGAGTCGGCCATCAGCGCCACGTCGTAGCCCATGTCGCGGTAGTGCTCCGCGATGGTGATCCCCGTGTACACGCAGGACTCTCGGGCGGCGACGGGCATGTTCGAGGTGTTGGCGATGAGGCAGGTCCGGGCCATCAGCGCGTTGCCGGTCTGGGGGTCCGGAAGCTCCGGGAAGTCGTCGATGACCTCCGTCATCTCGTTGCCCCGCTCGCCACAGCCGATGTAGACGACGATGTCGGCGTCGGCGAATTTCGCCAGGGACTGCTGGGTGACGGTCTTGCCGGAGCCGAACGGCCCCGGGATCGCGGCCGTCCCGCCCTTCGCGAGCGGGAACAGGCCGTCGAGGATGCGCTGGCCCGACGTGAGCGGCTCCGTCGGCGTCTGCTTGTCCTCGGTCGGTCGGGCCGAGCGGACCGGCCACTCCTGGCGCATCTGGACTTCCTCGCCGTTGTCGAGTTCGGCGACCGTCTCCTCGACGGTGAAGTTGCCCGACTCGATGGCGACGACTTCGCCGCCCTCGTAGTCGGGCGGCACCATCACCTTGTGGTCGATACTGGGCGTCTCGGGGACGACGCCGACGATGTCGCCGGCCTCGACCTCGTCGCCCTCGGAGACTTCGGGGGTGAACTCCCAGGTCTTCTCGAGGTCGATACCGGGGGCGTCGACGCCCCGGTCGAGGAACGCCGACCCCATCTTGTCTTCGAGGACGTCGAGCGGGCGCTGGACGCCGTCGTAGATGGAGTCCAGCATGCCCGGCCCGAGGTCGACCGACAGCGGCGAGCCCGTCCCTTCGACGGGTTCGCCCGGGGCGACCGCGGAGGTCTCCTCGTAGACCTGGATCGTCGTAATCGCTCCCTCGATCTCGATGACCTCGCCCATCAGTCCCTCTTCGCCGACGTAGACGACGTCGTTCATCTTCGCGTCGAGGTTCTTGGCCGTGACGACCGGCCCCGACACGCTCTCGATGACGCCGTCCTCGCGAACGGTCGTGTCTGTTGCTTGGCTCATGTTAGTCTTCCTCCATCAGGTCGATGCCGATGGCGCGTTTGATCTGCTCGCGCAGTCCGCTGGACCCGGCCTCGCCACCGAGGGTGACCAGCACCGGCTCCACGCTCGTTTCGACGTCCGAACGGACGCCCCGGGAGAGGTGGTCCAGATCCTCGTCGTGCATCACGAGGATGCCCACGTCGTCGTCGTCCAGCATCTCCCGGACCGCGTCGTCGAGCTGTTCGTCCTTGTCGTCGTCGGGCACGTCCGCGAACTCCCGCACCCCGGCGAGTCGGAAACCGGTCGTGAAGTCCGGGCTGCCGACGACGGCGATCTCCTGGCTCATTGTACCACCAGTTCGTCCCGGATCTGCTCCGGCGAGAGACCCGCCTCTCGGCCGCGCGCGACCGCGCGGATGTTGTTGATCTCCCGCTCCTTGGCGAGTACGTACGACAGCACCGGACAGACGGATAGGGGATAGCGGTTGGAAAGCGTGTCGGCGTACGCCAGCAGCGCCGCGTCGAGCGCGTGCTCGAACTCGATGAGGCTGTCGGCCTCGTCGAGCACGCGCAGCGCCTCGTCGAGGTCGTCGCCGTAGGTGCTGTCGCGGATCCGCTCGACCAGCGCCGCCTCGTCGTCGACCAGCTGGCGCAGCTCCTCGGCGTCGAACAGCCGGCCGCCCTCGATGAAGTACTCCGCCGGGTCCATATCCGTCTCGGTGCGGGCGAGCCGGAGGACGTTCCGGACGTTCCGGAAGTCGATCTCCGCTCGCAGGAACTGCACGTACAGCTGGGTCGGACGGTTCGGGTTGGTCGGCAGCCCCTCGATGAGCGTCTCGTAGAACCGCCGGTCGACCGCGTTCTCCAGCGGCACCAACAGTCCGGTGTCCTCGTAGTCTTCCATGGCCGCCTCGAGGGACTCGCCGAAGATGGTGCCCTCCAGCGCGGCGACGATGTCGTCGACGGACTCGGCCTCGACCAGCCGTCGTAGCAGGTCCTCGGAGAACTCGCCCGCGCGGATGAGGTCGTCCTCTACGTCGGCCGCCTCGGCGCCCGAGTAGACGCCGCGCAGGACCGTCTTGACGTTCCACGCGTCGAACTTCCGGAGGTACCGGACGACGTAGTCGTACAGTCGCCCCTCCGACCACCGCAGCAGGTCCTCGAAGTGCTTGGCGAGGTTCTGGTTCAGCGCGTACTCGATGAGGTCGACCCCGTCGTGACGGGCGCCGAGCCGGTTCATCTCGGTCTCGTACTCCGACTCCTCCATGAAGCGGGCGATCTCGCCCGGCCCCATGCGGATCAGCTTCCGGTAGTCGTCGCTGTCGAACAGCGACGCCCGACGGGACCGCACTCGGGCGTTGACGTACTCGTAGTTGCTGGTCTCGTAGTCGGGCGCGCTCATTGGTCTTCGAACAGGCGGGTGCTGATCTCCCGGAGTTCGTCCTCCCAGACGTCCTCCAGCACCGAGTCGAACGTGTTGTTCACCCGGACCCGCGAGGTGTCGCTCTCGACGACGACGCCGCCGAGACACTCGCGCTCGCCGGCGAACTCGTAGCCGTACTCCTCGGCGAGGTCGGCCAGCAGCTCCTCGTCGTCGGCGCGACCGTACACGCGCACGTCGTCGCCGTCGTCGAACTCCTCGCTGGCGGCGTCGAGCAGGGTCCGCGTCAGCTCCTCGCGGCGCTCGCCGTCGAGGTCGGCCAGCTCGGCTTCGACGGCCGCGCGGACCTCCTGGAGCACGTCGCGGCGGGCGCCGAGACGCTCCTGTTTGGCCTCGAGGTTCGCGCTCGACAGCATCTGCTCGCGCTCCTGTTCGATCGTGGCCTCGACCTCCTGGGCGCGCTCCTCGCGGATGGCCTCGGCGTCGGTTTCGGCCTCCGAGATGAGTTCGTCTTCCTGTGCCTCGGCGTCGGCCCGAATCTCCTCCGCACGTGCGCGGGCCTCGTCTCGAATGTCCTCTACGACTGTATCGAGGCTCATGTGTGATAGTAAAGTTCGGTGCGGTCAGTAAGCCGACGGGACGATGAAGATGGTGACGAACGCGATAATGATCAGCGTCTCGGGCAGGGCCGTGAAGATCAGCGCCTGCACGAACATGTCATCGTCCTCGGCGACAGCCCCGATGGCTGCGGAACCGATACCACGCTGGGCGTAACCGGTCGCGAGCGCGCCGAGACCGACGGCGATCGCCGCGGCCGCCTTGGGTGTGAGTGCGGGACTACTGGACGCCTGCTGCAGTGCGAGTGCGAGAGTGTCGATCATTGTTGTATAGGGTGTGTCGCGACGGTTCCGTTCCGTACACGGTCGAATTGCTCTATCGTGGGCATAAAGCTTCCCAAATCAACCGAATACAAACCCACGCCAACCGTTTCCAAGGATCACTCTCTCCGGTGGGGCGGCCCCGGCCGCCGAACGGCGCCGGTCACCGACCGATCGGCGTCGCCACTCGCTGCGTGTCGGCGAACGCGGAGAGCGAAAGCGCGGGCGGCTCAGGACTGGTCGTCGGCGGTGTAGGTCCGCTCGGTCCCGAACGGCTGGTAGGCCGTGCCGTTGCCCTCGTAGAACTTCTCGAAGAACTCGAAGAACTCCAGGCGGATCGACTGGATGCCCGAGGAGGTGACCCCCAGGATCAGCACGACGAGGTTCCCGACGATCAGGACGAACACGCCGAAGACCGCCATCGCCGGGCCCATGTGGACCATCCCCGGGAAGAGGATCGCCGCGCCCTCGTAGTGTTCGAGGGCGTACTCCGGGCCGTAGGTGAGCATGAAGTGCCACTCGGCGCCGTACTCGGTCGGGATCTCGTAGGCCCCCCAGAACAGGAGGTTCACCGCGAAGGCCATGCCGGCCTTCGCCAGGAGGACCGCGGCGATCCGCAGGTACGACAGGGTGTGAGCCAGCACGACGTGGATCTCGATGAGTTCGTGGACCGGCCCGATGGCCAGCAGTGCCATGCCGAGGCCGACCATGCCGAGGCCGACCCAGCCGATCTCGGCGGGGAACCCGGCGAAGCCCAGTTCGAAGGCGGCCGCGTGTCCCTCGTCGAACGTCTCGAACAGCAGGTCGGGCTTGGCGCCGTCGAACAGGCGGCTGAAGATGAAGATCCACAGCCCGTTGAGCGCCAGTATCCACGACCCCGTCTCGAGGATCGCTTCCTTCACGCCGTGCAGCGAGACGTTCTCGACGAACTCCAGCACGTACGCGGTGTTGAGGTGCAGCAGGCCAAAGAGTGCGGTGACGAGGAACCAGGTGTTGGCCCAGTAGCTCGTCGCCGGCGAGAGGCCCTTCTCGATGGGCGCGTGGTTGAGCCCGACGACACCCTCCCAGAACTGCGAGGCGACCAGATGCAGACCGAATATCTCGCCGTAGAGGAACCCGAATATCGCCGTCGCGACGCCGCAGACCGCGGTGATGACGCCGAAGTTCTTGAACGCGTCCGAGTCGTAGTTCCGGATCATGTAGTAGCCGACCCCGGTGTAGATCAGCCCGTAGCCCACGTCACCGATGATGAACCCGAACATCAGCGGGAAGGTCAGAAAGAGGATGAGCGTGGGGTCGAACTCCGAGTAGTTGGGTCGGCCGACGGCCTTCGTGAGGAGTTCGAACGGCTGGCTCACTCCGTTGTCCTGGATGACCGGCGGGTCGTCGTCGCCGCCCATCGTGACCGTTCCGCCGTCCGTCCGGGCCGTCTGCGGTTCGGCCTCGTCCTCGTCGGCCGCAGCGGTCGCCCCTTCCTCCTCGACGCCGCCGGTGCCGGCACCGGTGGCCTCGGGCGTGTGGTCGACCGCTTCGGTCGTCGCGGCGTGGCCGTGGCGGTCGTACTCGGCGACCTCGAGCTCCTCGACGTCGACGTGGTCGTCGACGGCGTCGGCCAGCGCGCGCTCGAACTCGTCGGCCCGCTCGCTCGGGATCCACCCCTCGG
The window above is part of the Halosimplex rubrum genome. Proteins encoded here:
- a CDS encoding V-type ATP synthase subunit I, giving the protein MFRPKRMSKVSVTGSKAVMDDVIETVHDLHLVHFTDYDGRWEGFDNGNPMEGGDEASEKLVTVRSLKSILGVEPEDAGPSRIVTDETLETELEEIRTEANELDDERTETESELREVEEEIAAMDPFATLGIDLDLLWGYDSLSVAVGEGSADGVERALADLDVATQVFAEDGVVAAFARTDEDTLQSAVVEADFTAIDVPHEEGDPQDVLAELEHREQKLESKLDTVEDRLEELRYDVAGFLLAAEEKLSIRARKAEAPLSFATTENAFVAEGWIPSERADEFERALADAVDDHVDVEELEVAEYDRHGHAATTEAVDHTPEATGAGTGGVEEEGATAAADEDEAEPQTARTDGGTVTMGGDDDPPVIQDNGVSQPFELLTKAVGRPNYSEFDPTLILFLTFPLMFGFIIGDVGYGLIYTGVGYYMIRNYDSDAFKNFGVITAVCGVATAIFGFLYGEIFGLHLVASQFWEGVVGLNHAPIEKGLSPATSYWANTWFLVTALFGLLHLNTAYVLEFVENVSLHGVKEAILETGSWILALNGLWIFIFSRLFDGAKPDLLFETFDEGHAAAFELGFAGFPAEIGWVGLGMVGLGMALLAIGPVHELIEIHVVLAHTLSYLRIAAVLLAKAGMAFAVNLLFWGAYEIPTEYGAEWHFMLTYGPEYALEHYEGAAILFPGMVHMGPAMAVFGVFVLIVGNLVVLILGVTSSGIQSIRLEFFEFFEKFYEGNGTAYQPFGTERTYTADDQS
- a CDS encoding ATP synthase subunit B encodes the protein MKEYQTITEISGPLVHVETDEPIGYDEIVEIETGDGETRRGQVLDSSSDHVAIQVFEGTEGIDTDSSVRFLGETMKMPVTEDLLGRVLDGSGNPIDGGPDIVPDERRDIVGEAINPYSREYPEDFIQTGVSAIDGMNTLVRGQKLPIFSGSGLPHNDLALQIARQASVPEEEGDGGDDEDTEFAVIFGAMGITAEEANEFMDDFERTGALERSVVFMNLADDPAVERTVTPRLALTTAEYLAFDKGYHVLVILTDMTNYCEALREIGAAREEVPGRRGYPGYMYTDLAQLYERAGRIKGQEGSITQIPILTMPSDDITHPIPDLTGYITEGQILVDRDLNSQGIQPPIDPLPSLSRLMDDGIGEGLTRGDHGGVSDQLYAAYAEGEDLRDLVNIVGREALSERDNKYLDFAEEFEEEFIEQGYGTDRDIDDTLDIGWDLLSMLPKEELNRIDEENIDEYYREDVEAEVAAD
- a CDS encoding ATP synthase subunit A, encoding MSQATDTTVREDGVIESVSGPVVTAKNLDAKMNDVVYVGEEGLMGEVIEIEGAITTIQVYEETSAVAPGEPVEGTGSPLSVDLGPGMLDSIYDGVQRPLDVLEDKMGSAFLDRGVDAPGIDLEKTWEFTPEVSEGDEVEAGDIVGVVPETPSIDHKVMVPPDYEGGEVVAIESGNFTVEETVAELDNGEEVQMRQEWPVRSARPTEDKQTPTEPLTSGQRILDGLFPLAKGGTAAIPGPFGSGKTVTQQSLAKFADADIVVYIGCGERGNEMTEVIDDFPELPDPQTGNALMARTCLIANTSNMPVAARESCVYTGITIAEHYRDMGYDVALMADSTSRWAEAMREISSRLEEMPGEEGYPAYLAARLSQFYERAGYFDNINGTEGSISAIGAVSPPGGDFSEPVTQNTLRIVKTFWALDSDLAEKRHFPAIDWNDSYSLYRDQLDPWFEDNVADDWPEQRQWAIDILDEDGELQEVVQLVGKDALPEDQQLTLEVARFIKEAWLQQNALHDVDRYCPPEKTYRILGAIRTFNDEAIDALDAGVPIDEITGIDAAPRLNRIGTTPDDEVDEFVDDLEDDIAEQLRSLY
- a CDS encoding V-type ATP synthase subunit E, which gives rise to MSLDTVVEDIRDEARARAEEIRADAEAQEDELISEAETDAEAIREERAQEVEATIEQEREQMLSSANLEAKQERLGARRDVLQEVRAAVEAELADLDGERREELTRTLLDAASEEFDDGDDVRVYGRADDEELLADLAEEYGYEFAGERECLGGVVVESDTSRVRVNNTFDSVLEDVWEDELREISTRLFEDQ
- a CDS encoding V-type ATP synthase subunit C, whose translation is MSAPDYETSNYEYVNARVRSRRASLFDSDDYRKLIRMGPGEIARFMEESEYETEMNRLGARHDGVDLIEYALNQNLAKHFEDLLRWSEGRLYDYVVRYLRKFDAWNVKTVLRGVYSGAEAADVEDDLIRAGEFSEDLLRRLVEAESVDDIVAALEGTIFGESLEAAMEDYEDTGLLVPLENAVDRRFYETLIEGLPTNPNRPTQLYVQFLRAEIDFRNVRNVLRLARTETDMDPAEYFIEGGRLFDAEELRQLVDDEAALVERIRDSTYGDDLDEALRVLDEADSLIEFEHALDAALLAYADTLSNRYPLSVCPVLSYVLAKEREINNIRAVARGREAGLSPEQIRDELVVQ
- a CDS encoding V-type ATP synthase subunit F → MSQEIAVVGSPDFTTGFRLAGVREFADVPDDDKDEQLDDAVREMLDDDDVGILVMHDEDLDHLSRGVRSDVETSVEPVLVTLGGEAGSSGLREQIKRAIGIDLMEED